One Glutamicibacter halophytocola DNA segment encodes these proteins:
- a CDS encoding Kiwa anti-phage protein KwaB-like domain-containing protein, protein MIDITLENNKVEFALDHAELFSKINITSAEVKLLIGRRNRGKSVEVDQVKVSTDVKEEVLALANVAINRLSASEFPSFSETRLLEEEECFVKIIASGNPGDSQENLQVQDENFQEAQTMASLLAATKQAVRSTGRIALEDIKSKQFTFYVVAARTENNKDVYFVKRQRGFKVAAKGKIFTRYADGLEKIEEPIFGLAYDFDFVIFDNFIYIWNLDSFYSLFMDVEELQKSVPAFVESITTGLGVKVAPSALIHIAESAQGSVRRAQQIRRLAGSDWLNSVTAENLGEALIDLDEGTHGIDISGLEVAFESDDVELFLNIVEQRIFRGKFDGKTRQSQASKTL, encoded by the coding sequence ATGATCGACATTACTTTGGAGAATAATAAAGTCGAATTCGCGCTCGACCATGCTGAGTTATTTTCGAAAATTAATATTACTTCTGCGGAGGTGAAACTTCTGATCGGTAGGCGCAACAGAGGGAAAAGCGTCGAAGTTGATCAAGTGAAAGTTTCAACGGATGTCAAGGAAGAAGTTTTGGCGTTGGCGAACGTGGCTATTAATAGGTTGAGCGCAAGTGAATTTCCATCGTTCAGCGAGACTCGATTGCTCGAAGAAGAAGAATGTTTCGTAAAAATTATTGCTTCCGGCAATCCAGGTGATTCGCAAGAGAATTTACAAGTTCAAGATGAGAATTTTCAGGAAGCGCAAACGATGGCAAGTCTCCTTGCCGCTACAAAGCAAGCTGTCAGGTCAACTGGTCGAATTGCCCTAGAAGACATCAAGAGTAAGCAATTTACTTTCTATGTTGTTGCAGCGAGAACGGAAAACAATAAAGACGTTTACTTTGTAAAGAGGCAGCGTGGATTCAAAGTTGCTGCCAAAGGAAAAATTTTTACTCGGTACGCAGATGGGCTTGAAAAGATTGAAGAACCTATCTTCGGCCTGGCGTACGACTTTGATTTTGTAATATTTGATAATTTTATTTATATTTGGAATCTGGACAGTTTTTATTCCTTGTTCATGGACGTGGAAGAGCTTCAAAAGTCAGTACCCGCATTCGTTGAATCTATTACAACTGGTCTAGGAGTGAAGGTCGCCCCTTCGGCGTTGATCCATATTGCAGAATCTGCACAAGGAAGCGTAAGGAGGGCTCAGCAAATTCGAAGGTTAGCTGGGTCAGATTGGCTGAATTCCGTGACTGCAGAGAATTTAGGTGAAGCGCTTATTGACCTAGATGAAGGAACTCATGGTATCGATATTAGTGGTCTGGAGGTAGCTTTTGAATCGGATGATGTTGAGTTGTTTTTGAATATTGTCGAACAACGTATATTCCGGGGAAAGTTTGATGGCAAGACTCGTCAATCTCAAGCTTCAAAGACACTGTGA